A genome region from Macaca fascicularis isolate 582-1 chromosome 3, T2T-MFA8v1.1 includes the following:
- the DNAJC28 gene encoding dnaJ homolog subfamily C member 28: protein MNTTYVMMAQILRSHLIKATVIPNQVKMLPYIGIIRNRMMSTHKSKKKIREYYRLLNVEEGCSADEVRESFHKLAKQYHPDGGSNTADSATFIRIEKAYRKVLSHVIEQANASQNKGEEEEDVEKFKYKTPQHRHYLSFEGIGFGTPTQREKQYRQFRADRATEQVMEYQKQKLQSQYFPDSITVKNIKQSKQQKITQAIERLVEDLIQESMAKGDFDNLSGKGKPLKKFSDCSYIDPMTHNLNRILIDNGYQPEWILMQKEISDTIEQLREAILVSRKKLGNPMTPTEQKQWKHVCEQFQENIRKLNKRINDFNLIVPILTRQKVHFDAQKEIVRAQKIYETFIKTKEVTDGNPNNLDQGEEEKTPEIKKGFLNWMNLWKFIKIRSF from the coding sequence ATGAATACAACGTACGTGATGATGGCTCAGATCTTAAGATCTCACCTGATAAAGGCTACAGTGATTCCTAATCAAGTGAAAATGCTTCCATATATTGGTATCATTAGAAATAGAATGATGTCAACCCATAAATCCAAAAAGAAGATCAGAGAATATTATAGGCTGCTGAACGTGGAAGAAGGCTGCTCTGCAGATGAAGTCAGGGAATCTTTTCATAAGCTTGCCAAGCAATATCATCCTGACGGTGGCTCTAATACGGCTGATTCTGCAACATTTATAAGGATTGAAAAAGCTTATAGAAAGGTGCTCTCCCATGTGATAGAACAAGCAAATGCGAGTCAGAATAaaggtgaagaagaagaagatgtagaaaaattcaaatataaaacacCCCAACACCGGCATTATTTAAGTTTTGAAGGTATTGGTTTTGGGACTCCAACTCAACGAGAGAAGCAATATAGGCAATTTAGGGCAGACCGTGCTACTGAACAAGTGATGGAATATCAAAAGCAGAAACTACAAAGCCAGTATTTTCCTGATAGTATaactgttaaaaatataaaacagagcaAACAGCAAAAGATAACTCAGGCTATAGAGCGTTTAGTGGAGGACCTCATTCAAGAATCCATGGCAAAAGGAGACTTTGACAATCTCAGTGGGAAAGGAAAACCTCTGAAAAAGTTTTCTGACTGTTCTTACATCGATCCCATGACTCACAACCTGAACCGAATACTGATCGATAACGGATACCAACCAGAATGGATCCTTATGCAAAAGGAAATCAGCGATACTATTGAGCAACTCAGAGAGGCAATTTTAGTGTCTAGGAAAAAACTTGGGAATCCAATGACACCAACTGAACAGAAACAGTGGAAACATGTTTGTGAGCAGTTTcaagaaaacatcagaaaattAAACAAGCGAAttaatgattttaatttaattgttcCCATCCTGACCAGGCAAAAAGTCCATTTTGATGCTCAGAAAGAAATTGTCAGAGCCCAGAAAATATATGAGacctttataaaaacaaaagaagtcaCAGATGGAAACCCAAATAACCTTGAtcaaggagaagaagagaaaacaccTGAAATCAAGAAAGGTTTTTTAAACTGGATGAATCTGtggaaatttattaaaatacGATCATTTTGA